In the genome of Drosophila subpulchrella strain 33 F10 #4 breed RU33 chromosome 2L, RU_Dsub_v1.1 Primary Assembly, whole genome shotgun sequence, one region contains:
- the LOC119548858 gene encoding LOW QUALITY PROTEIN: ELAV-like protein 2 (The sequence of the model RefSeq protein was modified relative to this genomic sequence to represent the inferred CDS: substituted 1 base at 1 genomic stop codon): MVEGQTAVQQQQQQQPSGTGGASGVGSTTGSGGGPTPANNVTNSQAQTNGGTTAATTAAAGTGSTTNTTGGQATANSAANNNNNNNNNNNNNATANNNNNNNNNEPDPKTNLIVNYLPQTMSQDEIRSLFVSFGEVESCKLIRDKVTGQSLGYGFVNYVKQEDAEKAINALNGLRLQNKTIKVSIARPSSESIKGANLYVSGLPKNMTQSDLESLFSPYGKIITSRILCDNITGLSKGVGFIRFDQRFEADRAIKELNGTTPKNSTEPITVKFANNPSSNKNSMQPLAAYIAPQNPRGGRAFPANAAAGAAAAAAAAAIHPNAGRYSSVISRYSPLTSDLITNGMIQGNTIASSGWCIFVYNLAPETEENVLWQLFGPFGAVQSVKVIRDLQSNKCKGFGFVTMTNYEEAVLAIQSLNGYTLGNRVLQVSFKTNKNKQTXLLTKLAAVVNANAAAAALAANGLVLHNHHQHHSNNIGSISNNNNISNNGNGNGCGTAAAYHQLGKYVSHNNSNSRQHNNNIGSNISNTSKPKPGSSSNKQQSMAPPKRLAGSSTAAATGDVAATATTNSSSSSHSMSNGDAGATASSSSSSSTSNNNSNILKTSTKFIYNKPQNQYELLQQQLQLQQEFAQFLTNVANSAAAPPPGNSSANSASQRNGIGMSASASGGGSGNKNSNNSNGYMPTWSNWFF; the protein is encoded by the exons ATGGTCGAGGGTCAGACAGCcgtgcagcaacagcagcagcaacagccatCCGGTACGGGCGGCGCCAGCGGCGTTGGAAGCACCACCGGATCTGGTGGAGGACCGACTCCGGCCAACAATGTGACCAACAGCCAGGCCCAAACCAATGGAGGTACCACTGCGGCCACAACTGCGGCAGCGGGAACCGGATCGACAACAAATACAACCGGTGGCCAAGCCACTGCAAACAGTGCGgcgaacaacaacaataataataataacaacaacaataacaacgccactgcaaacaacaacaacaacaacaataataatgaACCAGATCCCAAGACCAATTTGATTGTGAATTACTTGCCACAGACCATGTCGCAGGACGAGATTCGTTCGCTGTTCGTCAGTTTTGGCGAGGTGGAAAGCTGCAAGTTAATACGCGACAAGGTTACAG GCCAAAGTCTGGGCTATGGATTCGTCAACTACGTTAAGCAGGAGGATGCGGAAAAGGCAATCAATGCGTTGAACGGCCTTCGGCTGCAGAACAAAACCATCAAGGTCTCCATTGCACGCCCCAGCTCCGAGAGCATCAAGGGTGCCAATCTCTATGTATCGGGTCTTCCAAAAAATATGACACAGTCGGACTTGGAATCATTGTTCAGTCCATACGGCAAGATCATAACCTCGCGTATTCTTTGTGATAATATCACTG GTCTCTCCAAGGGCGTTGGCTTTATACGCTTCGATCAGCGATTTGAGGCCGACCGGGCCATTAAAGAGCTAAACGGCACCACTCCGAAGAATTCCACCGAACCGATAACCGTCAAGTTCGCCAACAATCCTAGCAGCAACAAGAACAGCATGCAGCCGCTGGCCGCTTACATAGCGCCCCAAAATCCGCGGGGCGGACGAGCATTTCCGGCCAATGCTGCAGCCGGAGCGGCCGCAGCCGCCGCAGCAGCTGCCATTCATCCCAATGCGGGTCGTTACAG CTCTGTAATCTCGCGCTACTCACCGTTGACCAGCGACCTGATCACCAATGGCATGATCCAAGGCAATACCATCGCCAGTTCCGGCTGGTGCATTTTCGTTTACAATCTGGCGCCCGAAACCGAGGAGAATGTGCTGTGGCAGCTGTTTGGGCCTTTTGGAGCCGTGCAGTCAGTCAAG GTTATTCGCGATCTGCAGAGCAACAAATGCAAGGGCTTCGGCTTCGTCACCATGACGAACTACGAGGAGGCGGTTCTGGCCATCCAATCGCTGAACGGCTACACACTTGGCAACCGAGTGCTTCAGGTCAGCTTCAAGACCAACAAGAACAAGCAAACGTAATTATTAACCAAGTTGGCTGCTGTTGTCAATGCCAATGCGGCGGCGGCAGCTCTGGCGGCCAATGGTCTAGTCCTCCACAATCACCACCAACACCACAGCAACAACATCGGTAGcatcagcaacaacaataatattaGTAACAACGGCAATGGCAATGGCTGCGGCACAGCAGCAGCCTATCATCAACTTGGCAAATACGTTAgccacaacaacagcaataGCAGGcagcacaacaacaacatcggcAGTAACATAAGCAATACGAGCAAACCGAAGCCAGGATCCTCGAGCAACAAGCAACAATCAATGGCGCCACCTAAGAGACTAGCAGGCAGCAGcactgcagcagcaactggAGATGTGGCCGCCACTGCCaccaccaacagcagcagcagcagtcacTCAATGTCCAACGGCGATGCCGGAGCCACTGCATCCTCCTCGTCATCGTCGTCGacgagcaacaacaacagcaacatcctGAAGACATCCACGAAATTCATATACAATAAGCCCCAGAATCAGTACGAgttgctgcagcagcagctgcagttGCAGCAGGAGTTCGCCCAGTTCTTGACCAATGTGGCCAACAGCGCCGCAGCTCCTCCGCCCGGCAACAGCTCGGCCAATTCGGCGAGCCAGCGCAACGGCATCGGCATGTCGGCCAGTGCATCCGGCGGCGGTTCGGGCAACAAAAACAGTAACAACAGCAATGGCTATATGCCCACCTGGTCTAATTGGTTCTTTTAA
- the LOC119548859 gene encoding thymidylate synthase yields MVATPKKDEIAVPEKPVLLVKKEEQPVQQAPVNRDEEQYLNLLRDIMANGERRMDRTQVGTLSLFGSQMRFNMRDSFPLLTTKRVFFRGVAEELLWFVAGKTDAKLLQDKNVHIWDENSTREFLDKLGHTERAVGDLGPVYGFQWRHFGAEYGKCDDDYSGKGIDQLRQVIETIKNNPLDRRIIMSAWNPLDIPKMALPPCHCLAQFYVSQARGELSCQLYQRSADMGLGVPFNIASYALLTYMIAHVTGLKPGDFVHTMGDTHIYLNHVEPLKEQLERTPRPFPKLVIKRQVQDIEDFRYEDFEIVGYNPYPKIKMDMAV; encoded by the coding sequence ATGGTTGCGACGCCCAAAAAAGATGAGATTGCTGTGCCAGAGAAGCCGGTGTTGCTGGTGAAGAAGGAGGAGCAACCGGTGCAGCAGGCGCCGGTAAACCGGGATGAGGAGCAGTACCTGAATCTTCTGAGGGACATCATGGCGAATGGAGAGCGGCGGATGGATCGCACGCAGGTGGGAACGCTGTCCCTGTTCGGCAGCCAGATGCGCTTCAACATGCGCGACTCCTTCCCGCTGCTGACCACCAAGCGCGTCTTCTTTCGCGGGGTGGCCGAGGAGCTGCTCTGGTTCGTCGCTGGCAAGACGGACGCCAAGCTGCTGCAGGACAAGAACGTGCACATCTGGGACGAGAACAGCACCAGAGAGTTCCTGGACAAGCTGGGGCACACGGAGCGCGCCGTCGGCGACCTGGGCCCGGTGTACGGCTTCCAGTGGCGTCATTTTGGGGCGGAGTACGGCAAATGCGACGACGATTACAGCGGCAAAGGCATCGACCAGCTGCGCCAGGTGATCGAGACCATCAAGAATAATCCTTTGGACAGGCGCATCATCATGTCGGCATGGAATCCGCTGGACATACCAAAGATGGCCCTTCCTCCATGCCACTGCCTGGCACAGTTCTACGTCTCACAGGCGCGCGGTGAGCTCTCCTGCCAGCTGTACCAAAGGAGCGCCGACATGGGCCTGGGCGTGCCCTTCAACATCGCTTCCTACGCCCTGCTCACCTACATGATCGCCCATGTGACGGGCCTGAAGCCCGGAGACTTTGTGCACACCATGGGCGACACGCACATCTACCTGAACCATGTGGAGCCGCTGAAGGAGCAGCTGGAGCGCACGCCGCGTCCCTTCCCTAAGCTGGTGATCAAGCGCCAGGTGCAGGACATCGAGGACTTCCGCTACGAGGACTTTGAGATAGTCGGCTACAATCCTTACCCCAAGATCAAGATGGACATGGCTGTGTAA